One Manihot esculenta cultivar AM560-2 chromosome 6, M.esculenta_v8, whole genome shotgun sequence DNA segment encodes these proteins:
- the LOC110616739 gene encoding heparanase-like protein 3, whose product MGSQIWMRRLLILLCIFSCSFAYVSSQSVAGDGSVEGTVFIDGKSSIGKIDEDFICATLDWWPPEKCDYGTCSWDYASLINLDLSSNILLNAIKAFSPLKIRLGGTLQDKVIYDTDDNKEPCKQFVKNTTEMFGFTQGCLPMYRWDELNEFFKKSGAKIIFGLNALAGRSIQSDGSAAGAWNYTNAESFISYTIRKNYSIHGWELGNELSGSGVGTRIAADQYAADTISLYKIVQKIYSGAESKPLVIAPGGFFDANWFKEFIDKTGNSVDVITHHIYNLGPGVDEHLVEKILNPSYLDGEADTFSGLQNTLKSSATSATAWVGEAGGAYNSGRNLVSNAFVYSFWYLDQLGMASAYDTKTYCRQSLIGGNYGLLNTTTFLPNPDYYSALLWHRLMGRKVLSTKFSGAKTIRAYAHCAKESKGITLLLINLDNSTTVEVKVSFNSTWTLHHQKKHHRSYKSHRTRTIKLPQGSESTTREEYHLTAKDGNLHSQIMLLNGNILSVSSSGEIAAFEPVNVNLTKPIFVAPFSVVFAHLPYVVPACS is encoded by the exons ATGGGTTCTCAGATTTGGATGAGAAGATTGCTTATTTTGTTGTGCATATTTAGCTGCAGCTTCGCTTATGTGAGTTCACAGTCTGTTGCTGGAGATGGTAGTGTAGAAGGGACTGTTTTTATAGATGGGAAAAGTTCCATTGGGAAGATTGATGAAGATTTCATTTGTGCTACTTTGGATTGGTGGCCTCCGGAGAAATGTGACTATGGAACTTGCAGCTGGGACTATGCTTCTCTTATTAATCTG GATCTTAGCagcaatattttattaaatgcgATAAAGG CTTTTTCACCATTGAAGATCAGATTGGGAGGTACTTTGCAAGACAAGGTCATATATGACACTGATGATAACAAGGAACCATGTAAGCAATTTGTTAAAAATACCACTGAGATGTTTGGTTTCACTCAGGGATGCTTACCCATGTATAGATGGGatgaattaaatgaatttttcaaGAAATCTGG AGCTAAGATTATATTTGGATTAAATGCTCTTGCCGGCCGGTCCATACAATCTGATGGTTCTGCAGCTGGAGCTTGGAACTATACCAATGCTGAATCTTTTATAAGTTATACTATTAGAAAGAACTACTCTATTCATGGTTGGGAGCTTG GAAATGAACTGAGTGGGAGTGGAGTTGGAACAAGAATAGCAGCAGATCAATATGCTGCTGATACTATCTCCTTGTATAAGATAGTGCAGAAAATTTACAGTGGAGCTGAATCTAAGCCATTAGTTATAGCACCTGGAGGATTCTTTGATGCAAATTGGTTCAAAGAATTCATTGATAAAACAGGAAATTCCGTAGATGTGATCACTCATCACATATACAATCTGGGTCCAG GAGTTGATGAACATCTTGTTGAAAAGATTCTTAATCCATCTTATCTAGATGGTGAGGCTGATACTTTCAGTGGCCTGCAAAATACCCTCAAGAGTTCTGCAACTTCAGCAACAGCCTGGGTTGGTGAAGCAGGAGGAGCTTACAACAGCGGCCGGAACCTTGTATCCAATGCTTTTGTTTACAGTTTCTG GTACCTGGATCAGCTTGGTATGGCATCAGCTTATGATACAAAAACATACTGCAGACAGTCTTTGATCGGCGGAAATTACGGTTTACTAAACACTACTACTTTCCTACCAAATCCAGACTACTACAG TGCTCTTCTTTGGCACAGATTGATGGGCAGAAAAGTTCTGTCAACGAAATTTTCTGGGGCGAAAACGATACGCGCATATGCTCACTGTGCAAAAGAATCA AAGGGAATCACATTACTGCTAATCAACCTGGACAACAGCACAACTGTTGAAGTGAAGGTCTCATTTAACAGTACATGGACATTGCATCATCAAAAAAAGCATCATAGGTCCTATAAATCTCATAGAACAAGGACCATTAAGCTGCCTCAAGGTTCTgaaagcaccacaagagaggaATACCATCTAACAGCAAAAGATGGAAATTTACATAGCCAGATTATGCTGCTTAATGGGAACATTTTAAGTGTGAGTTCATCTGGGGAGATTGCTGCCTTTGAGCCTGTAAATGTAAATTTAACAAAGCCAATATTTGTTGCACCTTTCTCAGTTGTGTTTGCTCACTTGCCATATGTTGTCCCTGCTTGCAGCTAG